AAGGCCGGCGTCACGGATCGCGCGATTGACTGTCGAGCGACTCACTTCGACGTCGCGCTCTCGCGCGAGCCGGTCGGCCAGGTCGGCTCCGGTGGCGTCTGGGTCCTGGTCGAGCCACCGCTCGAGGGCGTCGAGGTCCGCCTCGGTCAGGCGCGGCCGGGGCCCGCGGCGGGCGCGGGACGGGGCGATGGAGCCCTTCGTACGGTGAAGCCGCTTCAGCTTCTGGACGAACGACCGGCTGACGCCGAACCGATTGGCGACGGCCTGTTCGGTGGCGTCGCCGCGGAGCGCGGCATTGAGGACGCGCTGGCGGAGGTCGTGGGAGTACGCGGACATGCGACGTGGCGGAGCTGCCGGCTTACGAAAACTCTAGCCCATCATTACCGCCCGGCCCAAAATGAACGGGGCGCGTGTGTGCTAGCGAGGGGACGGCAGCCCCCTGCTGATCAGCGATTCGTTCCGACCAGCGGGGACTGCTGGAACGCGTGGCGTCTGCAGGGGCGGTCAACTGAAGCGAGTCTCTATCACCTTTCCCTTTTGACAAGGCAGCCCCCCATCTCACCATCAGGCTGGCCCGATCTTGGACGGGAGGGCACACTGTTGTCCCCGGGGATCCTCCTAGATAAATTCCCCAGGTCGGCGGCCGATAGAGGACTCGGCCCCGGCACGAGGCCGCGTTCTGCTCTGGGAGTCCGGAGCGATGGGCCCTCAACCCCCACCACCACACCTGTCCCCTGTCGTTATGCGTCATCTTGCCGCTGGGAGGACCAGCCGCACGCTCGTCCAGTTCGCCGTCACGGCGTTCATCCTCCTCCTCGTCCCGTCGTCTCAAGCCCAAACCTTCCACCGCGACTGCGGGACGGGCCGGCTCTACGACGACGTGACGGGGGGGTGTAACAACGTAGAAACCGTCCTCTCCAGGAACGGCACCCTGTACTGGGTAGACCAGGCCACCGGGAACGACAGCGACCCCGGGACGAAGAGCAGACCGTGGAAGACGATCTCGAGGGCCAACCGGGCCGGCCAGCTCTTGCCCGGCGATGCCGTCCTCATCCGGTCGGGGACGTACCGCGAAGAGATCCGCCCCCGCACCGCGGGGCAGGCCGGCCGCCTCGTCACCTTCTCCGCGTACCCCGGCGAGACCGTGACGGTCTCGGGCGCGGACGTCGTCAACCGGCCCGGCAGCGGGTACGCCGGGTGGGTCCAGCAGAGCGACGGCTCGTGGCGACACGCCTGGACCTGGGACGCGCTCCCGTCGGAGGGCACGCACCTCGCCGACCGGCGCCGCGAGCTGTTCGTCGTGAACGGGACCGTGCTCCGGCAGCTCAGCGGGACGTCGAAGCCGTCCATCGCGCCCGGCCAGTTCTGGGTCCAGGGCTCCGACTCGAACCCCACCGCCG
This sequence is a window from Rubrivirga marina. Protein-coding genes within it:
- a CDS encoding helix-turn-helix domain-containing protein — encoded protein: MSAYSHDLRQRVLNAALRGDATEQAVANRFGVSRSFVQKLKRLHRTKGSIAPSRARRGPRPRLTEADLDALERWLDQDPDATGADLADRLARERDVEVSRSTVNRAIRDAGLRSKKKTAPTVRRPRPLVAGSRSLAPPVPLVEATWLDFGAAENEDRWQPTNL